GCTGGTCGTCGTCTTGCCGACGCCGCCCTTGCCCGAGGTCACCACGATGATTCTTGCCATGTGCTCGCGAGTCCGATGTGAGAGTTGAGGGTCAGACCGGCTCCATCACCAGCCGGTCGCCGACCAGCCGCACCTGCGCGGGCTTGCCGCGCACGTCGGTGGGCAGGGCGGTTTCGCTGGTGCGGTAGGTGCCGGCGATGGCGATGAGCTCGGGTTCGAGGCAGGTGGTGAAGATGCGCGCGTCGGTGTTGCCGCGCGCGCCGGCGATGGCCCGTCCACGCAGCGGCGCGTAGACGTGGATGTGGCCGTCGGCGATGACCTCGGCGCCGAAGTTGACGACCGCGGTGATGACCAGGTCCGCACCGCGCGCGTACACCTGCTGGCCGGAGCGCAGCGGCCGGTCGATGACCAGCGTGGGGCGTGCCGGCGATGTCGTCGTCGCCGGCGCGTCGGCGACGACGGCCGGTGCGGGGGCGGCGGCGACGCGCTCCGCCGCTGGCCGCTCGGCGCCGTCGGTGGGCACGGTGGCGGGGAAGTCCTCGCTCTCCTGGACCACGGGCGCGTTGGCCGGGCCGCCCTCGTCGGCCTCGAACAGGCCGGCCAGCGCGGCCGACGCGCTCTGCGCCGGGCTGCCCCCGCGCACCGCCAGCGGGGCCAGGCGGTGCGAGCGCAGCAGGGCGATCAGGCCGGGGAAGTCCAGTGTGTCGTCGGTGCCGCGCAGGGCGCCGAGGTCGACCACCACCGGCTCGACCTCCAGCGTGGACGCCGCGTCGACCGCCTGGGCGGCGCCCATGCGGCTGGCGAGCGACTCGGCCAGCAGCGGCAGTTCGGGCGTCTTCAGGTGCAGCACCAGCACGGGCAGCGACCCGCTCTTCAGTTCGAAGACGGCGGGCGGTGACTTGAGCAGGGCCATGGAGGGTGGACGCAGTCGACGGCCCGCGAGGACGGCACCGTGCAAAAAGTCGCGAGTTTAGCGGGGCCCCATCCCCCGACCGGGGGGCTGCGGCCGGGCAGGCGCAGAAAAACGTAACCCCGCCGGAGCGGGGTTGCGGGGCGTGCGGGGCGAGGTCCTACTTGACCGTCATCACCCACTGCGCCAGCTGCTTGGCCTCGGCCGCGCTGACCTGCGGGTTCGGCGGCATCGGCACCGGACCCCAGACGCCGGCGCCGCCCTTGACGATCTTCTCGCTCAGCTTGTCGACGGCGGTCTTGTCCTTGGCGTACTTCGCGGCCACGTCCTTGTAGGACGGCCCGACCAGCTTCTTGTCCACCGCATGGCAGGCCATGCAGTTCTTCTGCTGGGCCAGCTCGGCACTGGCGAGGGCGGCGGGGCTGGCCAGCACGGCGGCCAGCAGCGCGGCGGCCATCGGGACGGACTTCATGTTTTTCCTTTCGACGAGGGCCGCCGCATCGGGTCGGCGGGGCCCGGGGTCTCTTACAGTGGGGCTCCCCGGCATTCTAGGGG
The sequence above is a segment of the Aquabacterium sp. J223 genome. Coding sequences within it:
- the minC gene encoding septum site-determining protein MinC translates to MALLKSPPAVFELKSGSLPVLVLHLKTPELPLLAESLASRMGAAQAVDAASTLEVEPVVVDLGALRGTDDTLDFPGLIALLRSHRLAPLAVRGGSPAQSASAALAGLFEADEGGPANAPVVQESEDFPATVPTDGAERPAAERVAAAPAPAVVADAPATTTSPARPTLVIDRPLRSGQQVYARGADLVITAVVNFGAEVIADGHIHVYAPLRGRAIAGARGNTDARIFTTCLEPELIAIAGTYRTSETALPTDVRGKPAQVRLVGDRLVMEPV
- a CDS encoding c-type cytochrome; this encodes MKSVPMAAALLAAVLASPAALASAELAQQKNCMACHAVDKKLVGPSYKDVAAKYAKDKTAVDKLSEKIVKGGAGVWGPVPMPPNPQVSAAEAKQLAQWVMTVK